The following are from one region of the Streptomyces rubrogriseus genome:
- a CDS encoding DUF6368 family protein, whose protein sequence is MSGPTLVIELAEPLSPAALREFRALMVGLSSHFDEKRPGFFDVNVPAERLGVEDRREKDWRKPFPLPLLGNTSADEELTGLVGFNPQREDWRRPFLVYLMGPGVGDESTFEAEHADEPEVEAILGFRPTHAINVSAGCNREIDHVTTALLTAAVMDVIGGVANVELLDGQASVVAGLPGVLGIAGDDWMVLGSAEFLRAWVGHPAFRLVK, encoded by the coding sequence ATGTCTGGTCCGACGTTGGTGATCGAGTTGGCGGAGCCGCTCTCCCCGGCTGCGCTGCGGGAGTTTCGCGCGTTGATGGTGGGGCTCTCCTCCCACTTCGACGAGAAGCGGCCCGGGTTCTTCGACGTCAACGTGCCCGCAGAGCGACTGGGCGTCGAGGACAGGCGAGAGAAGGACTGGCGAAAGCCGTTCCCGCTGCCACTCCTCGGCAACACCTCCGCGGACGAGGAGCTCACAGGCCTGGTGGGATTCAATCCGCAGCGCGAGGACTGGCGTCGGCCCTTCCTGGTCTACTTGATGGGGCCGGGCGTCGGCGACGAGAGTACCTTCGAGGCTGAGCACGCGGACGAGCCCGAGGTGGAGGCCATCCTCGGCTTCAGACCGACCCATGCCATCAATGTCAGCGCCGGCTGCAATCGCGAGATCGACCATGTGACCACGGCCCTGCTGACCGCCGCTGTCATGGACGTCATCGGGGGCGTGGCCAATGTCGAGCTGCTGGATGGACAGGCGTCGGTCGTCGCTGGCCTTCCGGGGGTGTTGGGGATCGCGGGCGACGACTGGATGGTGCTGGGATCGGCGGAGTTCCTGCGGGCCTGGGTTGGGCACCCCGCCTTCCGGCTGGTCAAGTAG